The following are encoded together in the Nodosilinea sp. PGN35 genome:
- a CDS encoding sensor histidine kinase KdpD, translating to MRRPILPWQRTPWLIAALFVVVIVLEYSTPPPYVFGYLYIGAVLLASGGLGRGATRWVTMIAIALTLLNLVIPGLEPITSITIANRAITVLALVVTGWLSDRIQRYEKAITHQHAQILAQAQLARMREDFVSTLTHDLKTPLLGAIETLHALEAEQFGAVTSAQRRAIAIMTRSHQTTLQLVETLMDVYRNDSEGLRLNLTAVDVVALADDTIMQLTAFAASRQVHMRLHQGESDFRQPCWVRADVLQLQRVLSNLIANAIHHSLRGSLVEVVIRPRGDDCLVQVLDQGQGIAAEEMIHLFERFYQGHSDRQAKGTGLGLYLSRQIVEAHGGTIWAESRQPRGAVFAFRLPAQPPVHDNVAVATLAKPILPETFQP from the coding sequence ATGCGCCGCCCCATCCTCCCCTGGCAACGAACCCCCTGGCTAATCGCCGCTCTTTTTGTTGTGGTGATTGTGTTGGAATACAGCACACCACCGCCCTACGTGTTTGGCTACCTGTACATCGGGGCGGTGCTCTTAGCCAGTGGAGGATTAGGACGGGGGGCAACGCGATGGGTGACGATGATCGCCATCGCGCTCACCCTGCTCAACCTGGTGATCCCTGGCCTGGAACCCATCACGTCGATAACGATTGCCAACCGAGCCATCACCGTGCTGGCCCTGGTGGTGACGGGGTGGCTGAGCGATCGCATTCAGCGCTACGAAAAAGCCATCACCCACCAGCACGCCCAAATTTTGGCCCAGGCCCAGCTAGCCCGGATGCGGGAGGATTTTGTCTCGACGCTGACCCATGACCTGAAAACGCCGCTGCTGGGGGCAATTGAGACCCTCCACGCCCTGGAGGCCGAGCAGTTTGGGGCCGTTACCTCGGCCCAGCGGCGGGCGATCGCGATCATGACCCGCAGCCACCAGACCACCCTGCAACTGGTGGAAACCCTGATGGATGTCTACCGCAACGACAGCGAGGGGCTGCGGCTCAACCTTACGGCGGTGGATGTGGTCGCCCTGGCGGACGATACGATCATGCAGCTCACGGCCTTCGCGGCCTCGCGGCAGGTGCACATGCGCCTGCACCAGGGGGAATCCGACTTTCGCCAGCCCTGCTGGGTGAGGGCCGATGTGCTCCAGCTCCAGCGGGTGCTGAGTAACCTGATTGCCAACGCCATTCACCATTCCTTGCGGGGCAGCCTGGTGGAGGTGGTGATTCGCCCCAGGGGGGATGATTGTCTGGTGCAGGTGCTCGACCAGGGCCAGGGCATAGCCGCTGAGGAGATGATCCATCTGTTCGAGCGATTTTACCAGGGTCACAGCGATCGCCAAGCCAAGGGCACCGGGCTGGGCCTCTACCTCAGCCGTCAGATCGTGGAGGCTCACGGCGGCACCATCTGGGCCGAGTCGCGCCAGCCGAGGGGAGCAGTGTTTGCGTTTCGGCTGCCCGCTCAGCCCCCGGTGCACGATAATGTAGCTGTAGCGACTCTAGCTAAGCCAATTCTCCCCGAAACCTTTCAACCTTAG
- the kdpF gene encoding K(+)-transporting ATPase subunit F, which translates to MNPTLPKILLLGLLANAAIAPALYAATGNEIARGTVYAFGLLGLVILGLAIYLTLVILQPEKF; encoded by the coding sequence ATGAACCCTACTCTGCCAAAAATCTTGCTACTGGGCTTGTTAGCTAACGCCGCGATCGCACCCGCCCTCTACGCCGCCACCGGTAACGAAATCGCCCGTGGCACCGTCTACGCGTTCGGCCTTCTCGGTCTAGTCATCCTCGGCTTAGCCATCTACCTCACCCTAGTCATCCTCCAACCCGAAAAATTCTAA
- the kdpC gene encoding K(+)-transporting ATPase subunit C, translating to MQDLIISIRSIATLWILTAFLYPLLIFLIGQTAFPYQANGSLLTNAQGEVVGSALIGQTFTDDAYFLSRPSVIAYSEGEEANPTGISGGSNLAPDNPELFEYIQAEAQRLRSEGIEPTADLLYSSGSGLDPHISPAAAEAQVERVAQARGLSADEVRSLITQNTDGRFLGIFGEPGVNVLSLNVALDNL from the coding sequence ATGCAAGACCTCATCATCAGCATCCGCAGCATCGCCACCCTCTGGATTTTGACGGCATTCCTGTACCCACTTCTGATTTTTTTAATTGGCCAAACGGCGTTTCCCTACCAGGCCAACGGCAGCCTATTGACCAATGCCCAGGGTGAAGTGGTGGGTTCAGCGTTGATTGGCCAAACCTTTACCGACGATGCATACTTCTTGAGTCGCCCCAGCGTTATTGCCTATAGCGAAGGAGAAGAGGCTAATCCCACGGGCATATCCGGCGGCAGTAACCTGGCCCCCGACAATCCCGAACTTTTTGAGTACATTCAGGCGGAAGCTCAGCGCCTCCGCAGTGAGGGCATTGAACCCACCGCCGACCTGCTCTATTCATCTGGGTCTGGCCTTGACCCCCACATTTCTCCCGCCGCTGCCGAGGCCCAGGTAGAGCGGGTGGCCCAGGCGCGAGGGCTGTCGGCAGACGAGGTGCGATCGCTCATCACCCAAAACACCGACGGTCGCTTCCTGGGCATTTTCGGTGAACCCGGCGTCAACGTCCTGTCCCTAAATGTAGCCCTAGATAATCTCTGA
- a CDS encoding universal stress protein — MYHPAQSLSSPRRGKHKVFIGMAPGVGKTYRMLEEGQQLKREGFDVVIGLLETHGRAETAEKADGLEQVPLKPMAWQGRSLMEMDTQGILDRRPQLVLVDELAHTNVPGSLREKRYQDVEKILEAGIDLYSTINIQHLESLNDLVHKISGVVVRERVPDRLLDEADEVVVVDVTPETLQERLQAGKIYAPVKIDLALQNFFKRQNLVALRELALREVADNIEENGRESNTQNYCNIQERILVCVSTYPSSIQLLRRGARIASQMNGRFYVLFVAHPHQFLSKAEALHIETCKRLCEEFEGEFLRVDSESVVAAILDTATQHHITQIVLGETRRSRWQLLFQGSIIQRLMRGLPQVDLHIIATDLAVDSLQR; from the coding sequence ATGTACCACCCTGCCCAATCCCTCTCCTCCCCCCGCCGTGGCAAGCACAAAGTCTTTATCGGCATGGCCCCTGGCGTGGGCAAAACCTACCGCATGCTGGAAGAGGGACAACAGCTCAAGCGGGAAGGATTTGATGTAGTGATTGGGCTGTTAGAAACCCACGGGAGAGCAGAGACTGCCGAGAAGGCTGATGGTTTAGAGCAAGTTCCGCTGAAACCGATGGCTTGGCAGGGGCGGAGCTTGATGGAAATGGATACGCAGGGCATTCTTGACCGTCGCCCGCAGTTGGTGCTGGTCGATGAATTGGCCCATACCAACGTCCCTGGTTCGCTACGAGAGAAGCGTTATCAAGATGTGGAGAAGATTTTAGAGGCAGGGATTGATTTGTATTCCACCATCAACATTCAGCATCTAGAGAGCTTAAATGACCTGGTGCACAAAATCTCTGGTGTGGTCGTGAGAGAACGGGTGCCCGATCGCCTCCTCGATGAGGCTGACGAAGTCGTGGTCGTTGATGTAACCCCCGAAACCTTGCAGGAGCGTTTACAGGCGGGCAAAATCTATGCTCCTGTCAAGATCGATCTGGCATTGCAGAACTTTTTTAAGCGACAAAATCTGGTGGCGCTAAGAGAACTCGCTCTGCGCGAAGTAGCCGATAACATTGAAGAAAATGGGCGCGAAAGCAATACCCAGAACTACTGCAACATTCAGGAACGTATTCTGGTCTGTGTATCTACTTATCCCAGTTCAATTCAGCTTCTGCGGCGGGGTGCGCGCATTGCCAGCCAGATGAACGGTCGCTTTTATGTGCTGTTTGTTGCCCATCCTCACCAATTTCTGTCAAAGGCAGAAGCGCTTCATATCGAAACCTGCAAGCGGCTGTGTGAAGAATTTGAGGGCGAGTTTTTGCGGGTAGATTCTGAGTCTGTGGTGGCCGCGATTTTGGATACTGCCACGCAGCACCATATTACTCAGATTGTGCTGGGAGAAACGCGGCGATCGCGCTGGCAACTGCTGTTTCAAGGCTCGATTATTCAACGACTGATGCGCGGCTTACCCCAGGTCGATTTACACATCATTGCGACCGATTTAGCAGTGGATAGCCTGCAACGCTGA
- a CDS encoding four helix bundle protein — translation MGAIQKFEDILAWQSARELTRLVYGLSKAGGFARDFGLKDQIRRAAVSVMSNIAEGFENRTRGMFINYLGHAKASAGEVRAQAYVALDVGYINHEEFKRLWDLADKCSRQISRFMEYLKGDGR, via the coding sequence ATGGGTGCAATTCAGAAGTTTGAAGATATCTTGGCTTGGCAGTCGGCGCGGGAGTTGACGAGGTTGGTTTATGGACTATCGAAGGCTGGGGGCTTTGCGCGGGATTTTGGCTTGAAGGATCAGATCCGTCGGGCGGCGGTTTCGGTGATGTCGAATATTGCCGAGGGGTTTGAAAACCGAACTCGGGGCATGTTCATCAACTACTTGGGACATGCCAAGGCTTCAGCGGGGGAAGTTCGGGCTCAGGCCTATGTGGCACTGGATGTGGGCTATATCAATCACGAGGAATTCAAGCGTCTATGGGATTTGGCGGATAAGTGCAGTCGGCAGATCAGTCGGTTTATGGAGTATTTGAAAGGAGACGGGCGGTAG
- the kdpB gene encoding potassium-transporting ATPase subunit KdpB, whose protein sequence is MTPSPLPLNQPSGPRQQRKHTPKATMTDLYQRALVEAFRKLDPRVMVKNPVMFVVWVGTVITAVLTVNPTLFGPTDGDGAAVYNGLITLILFATVLFANFAEAVAEGRGKAQADALRSTRSDTTARRLQADGSVEEVSSTSLKRGDRIKVIAGDMIPADGEVIEGVASVDESAITGESAPVLKEPGSDVASSVTGGTRIISDELILQVTSDPGKGFIDRMIALVEGAERSKTPNEIALTVLLAVLTLVFLIVVATLPTPANYINSPVSITVLVALLVALIPTTIGGLLSAIGIAGMDRVAQFNVVATSGRAVEACGDINTLVLDKTGTITLGNRLAEEFIPVNGHSEREVAAVALAASVFDTTPEGKSIVRLAEKLGASISFPKDKAEGVEFSARTRMSGTDLPDGSEVRKGAVDAIRGFVRSRGGEAPAELEQAFERVSRLGGTPLAVCQNSDIYGVIYLKDIIKPGIRERFDQLRRMGVRTVMLTGDNRITASVIAEEAGVDDFVAEATPEDKIQVIQTEQAQGKLVAMTGDGTNDAPALAQANVGVAMNSGTQAAKEAANMVDLDSDPTKLIDLVTIGKQLLITRGALTTFSLANDIAKYFAIIPAMFAAAGIGALNVMGLSSPRTAVLSALIYNALIIPALIPLALKGIEFRPLTANQLLQRNILIYGLGGIIAPFVAIKVIDVAISAITQF, encoded by the coding sequence ATGACACCCTCCCCCCTTCCCCTCAACCAACCCAGTGGGCCTCGCCAGCAGCGCAAGCACACCCCCAAGGCTACGATGACCGACCTTTACCAACGAGCCCTGGTGGAAGCGTTTCGTAAGCTCGATCCTCGGGTAATGGTGAAGAACCCGGTCATGTTTGTGGTTTGGGTCGGCACGGTGATCACCGCTGTTTTGACCGTGAACCCTACCCTGTTTGGCCCTACCGATGGCGATGGCGCGGCGGTTTATAACGGCTTAATTACGCTGATTTTGTTTGCGACGGTGCTGTTTGCCAATTTTGCAGAGGCGGTGGCCGAGGGGCGAGGTAAGGCCCAGGCGGATGCGCTGCGATCGACGCGATCGGATACGACAGCCCGTAGACTACAAGCTGACGGGTCGGTAGAAGAGGTGAGCTCGACCAGCCTGAAGCGGGGCGATCGCATCAAAGTCATCGCAGGCGATATGATTCCTGCCGATGGCGAGGTGATTGAGGGCGTGGCCTCGGTGGATGAGTCGGCGATTACCGGCGAGTCGGCCCCAGTGCTGAAGGAACCCGGTTCCGACGTGGCCAGCTCGGTGACGGGGGGCACCCGCATTATCTCCGACGAGCTGATTTTGCAGGTCACCTCTGACCCCGGCAAGGGCTTCATCGATCGCATGATTGCCCTGGTGGAAGGGGCCGAGCGCAGCAAAACCCCCAATGAAATTGCCCTGACGGTGCTGCTGGCGGTGCTCACCCTGGTGTTTTTGATTGTGGTGGCCACCCTGCCCACCCCCGCCAACTACATCAACAGTCCAGTGAGCATCACCGTTCTGGTGGCGCTGCTAGTGGCGCTGATTCCCACCACTATCGGCGGGCTGCTGAGTGCGATCGGCATTGCCGGGATGGATCGGGTGGCACAGTTCAACGTGGTGGCCACCTCCGGGCGAGCGGTGGAAGCCTGCGGCGACATCAACACCCTGGTGCTCGACAAAACCGGCACCATCACCCTGGGCAATCGTTTGGCCGAAGAGTTCATTCCCGTCAACGGCCACAGTGAACGGGAGGTCGCCGCCGTTGCCCTGGCCGCCAGCGTGTTCGACACCACCCCAGAGGGCAAGTCCATCGTGCGCCTGGCCGAAAAACTGGGCGCTAGCATCTCCTTTCCCAAAGACAAGGCTGAAGGGGTGGAATTTTCGGCCCGCACCCGCATGAGCGGCACCGATCTGCCCGACGGGAGCGAGGTGCGTAAGGGGGCCGTAGACGCCATTCGCGGCTTTGTGCGATCGCGCGGCGGCGAAGCCCCTGCCGAACTTGAGCAAGCCTTTGAGCGAGTTTCGCGCCTGGGCGGCACCCCCCTGGCCGTCTGCCAAAACAGCGACATCTACGGCGTCATCTACCTCAAAGACATTATCAAACCCGGCATTCGAGAACGCTTCGACCAACTGCGCCGCATGGGCGTCCGCACCGTCATGCTGACCGGCGATAACCGCATCACCGCCTCCGTGATCGCCGAAGAAGCCGGGGTCGATGACTTTGTGGCCGAGGCCACCCCAGAGGACAAGATTCAGGTCATCCAAACCGAACAAGCCCAGGGCAAGCTGGTGGCCATGACCGGAGACGGCACCAACGATGCCCCCGCCCTGGCCCAGGCCAACGTGGGCGTGGCCATGAACTCCGGCACCCAGGCCGCCAAAGAAGCCGCCAACATGGTGGATCTCGACTCTGACCCCACCAAGCTGATCGACCTGGTCACCATTGGCAAACAGTTGTTGATTACCCGTGGTGCCCTCACCACCTTTTCCCTGGCCAACGACATCGCCAAGTACTTCGCCATCATCCCGGCCATGTTTGCCGCCGCAGGCATCGGTGCCCTCAACGTGATGGGCCTCAGCAGCCCCCGCACTGCCGTACTTTCGGCCCTGATCTACAACGCCCTGATCATCCCTGCCCTGATTCCCCTGGCGCTAAAGGGCATCGAGTTTCGCCCCCTGACCGCCAATCAACTACTCCAGCGCAACATCCTCATCTATGGCCTCGGCGGCATCATCGCGCCGTTTGTCGCCATTAAAGTCATCGATGTCGCCATATCCGCCATAACCCAGTTCTAA
- the kdpA gene encoding potassium-transporting ATPase subunit KdpA, with amino-acid sequence MLQGFFQILLILIILAAVAPLLGRYMAQVFLGEKTWLDRVASPVERLVFAGSGVLDGRPMTGGQYIRAVLISNLVMMVLVYAIFMLQGVLPLNPTGLGAPNWDLGLHTAIAFTTNTNQQHYSGETTYSYFSQVGALGFLMFTSAATGIAVAIAFIRGLTGRPLGNFYTDLIVSITRILLPISIVGAIALLIAGVPETFAGPAVAQTLEGATQFIARGPVAHFEIIKELGENGGGFFGINSAHPFENPNNFTNLLETVIMLVIPAGLILTYGYMAGNPKQGWLIFGMVFAIYVAFIALAAVGEYQGNPLVNQVLGSTQPNLEGKETRFGPFLTALWAVSTTGTMCGAINGLHDSLMPTGGFVTLSNLFLQIVWGGQGTGTAYLFVFLILTVFLTGLMVGRTPEFLGRKIEKREIVLASLILLIHPIAILIPTAITMAFPATLSGITNPGFHGISQVVYEYASAAANNGSGFEGLDDDTLWWNLSASFSLLAGRYVPLVALVLLADGMARKQPVPETAGTLRTDTPLFTGVTAGAILILGALTFLPVLALGPVASAFNLG; translated from the coding sequence ATGCTACAAGGATTCTTTCAGATACTCCTGATACTGATTATTTTGGCCGCAGTTGCGCCATTGCTGGGGCGCTATATGGCCCAGGTCTTCTTGGGTGAGAAAACTTGGCTGGATCGAGTGGCTTCTCCGGTGGAGCGGCTGGTGTTTGCCGGGTCAGGCGTGCTCGATGGCCGCCCCATGACCGGCGGGCAATACATTCGCGCCGTGCTGATCAGCAACTTGGTAATGATGGTGCTGGTCTACGCCATCTTTATGCTCCAGGGCGTATTGCCCCTGAACCCCACGGGGTTGGGTGCCCCCAATTGGGATCTGGGTCTGCACACCGCCATTGCTTTTACTACCAACACCAACCAGCAGCACTACTCCGGCGAAACCACCTACAGCTACTTCAGCCAGGTGGGGGCGCTGGGGTTTTTGATGTTTACTTCGGCGGCGACGGGGATTGCGGTGGCGATCGCCTTCATTCGCGGCCTTACCGGGCGACCCTTGGGCAATTTCTACACCGACCTGATTGTTTCGATCACCCGTATCCTGCTGCCGATTTCGATCGTGGGGGCAATCGCCCTCCTAATTGCCGGGGTGCCCGAAACCTTCGCTGGGCCTGCTGTTGCCCAAACCCTGGAAGGAGCCACTCAGTTCATCGCCCGTGGCCCCGTCGCCCACTTTGAAATCATCAAAGAGCTGGGGGAAAACGGCGGCGGCTTCTTTGGCATCAACTCCGCCCACCCCTTCGAGAACCCCAACAACTTCACCAACCTGCTCGAAACCGTGATCATGCTGGTGATTCCAGCGGGGCTGATCCTCACCTACGGCTATATGGCTGGCAACCCCAAACAGGGCTGGCTGATTTTTGGGATGGTGTTTGCCATCTACGTTGCCTTTATCGCCCTTGCCGCCGTGGGCGAATACCAGGGCAATCCTCTAGTCAATCAGGTACTCGGTAGCACCCAGCCCAACCTGGAAGGCAAAGAAACCCGCTTTGGGCCGTTTCTCACTGCCCTTTGGGCTGTCTCCACCACGGGTACCATGTGCGGTGCCATCAACGGCCTCCACGATTCACTGATGCCCACGGGCGGCTTTGTCACCCTCTCCAACCTGTTTTTGCAGATCGTCTGGGGTGGCCAGGGCACCGGCACCGCCTACCTATTCGTGTTCCTGATTCTCACCGTCTTCCTCACCGGGCTGATGGTAGGGCGCACTCCCGAATTTCTGGGCCGCAAAATCGAAAAGCGCGAAATCGTCCTTGCCAGTCTGATTCTGCTCATCCACCCCATCGCCATCCTGATTCCTACCGCCATCACCATGGCCTTCCCGGCGACGCTCTCGGGTATTACCAATCCCGGCTTTCACGGCATTTCCCAGGTGGTCTACGAGTATGCCTCAGCAGCGGCCAACAACGGTTCCGGCTTTGAAGGCCTCGACGACGACACCCTCTGGTGGAACCTCAGCGCCAGTTTCTCTTTGCTAGCCGGTCGCTACGTGCCCCTAGTTGCCCTCGTGTTGCTCGCCGACGGCATGGCCCGCAAACAACCCGTCCCCGAAACCGCCGGTACCCTCCGCACCGACACCCCACTGTTTACCGGAGTCACCGCCGGAGCCATTTTGATCCTCGGAGCGCTGACCTTCCTGCCGGTGTTGGCCTTAGGCCCAGTGGCATCAGCATTCAACTTGGGGTAG